A stretch of the Salminus brasiliensis chromosome 19, fSalBra1.hap2, whole genome shotgun sequence genome encodes the following:
- the g3bp1 gene encoding ras GTPase-activating protein-binding protein 1, giving the protein MVMEKPSAQLVGREFVRQYYTLLNQAPDYLHRFYGKNSSYVHGGLDNNGKPEEAVYGQSEIHKKVMALSFRDCHTKIRHVDAHATLNEGVVVQVMGELSNNMQPMRKFMQTFVLAPEGTVANKFYVHNDIFRYQDEVFGDSDSEPPEESEEEVEELEERVNSPEVQQEETAAFYEQTPCPDPEAPQEEVVVTPEPQAEPEPEPEPEPVTVELKQEPVIQAEPHPVEKTQRAPPSPTPADPAPAAPEDNRPFSWALVTSKNLPQGGVVPPSGIPPHVVKAPATQPRVEVKAEVPTTTQRPQRDQRPRDQRPGPPPAQRPQRPGGVREGEGGESEVRRVVRYPDSQQLFVGNVPHDVDKAELKEFFEQYGTVLELRINSGGKLPNFGFVVFDDSEPVQKILSNRPIKLRGDVRLNVEEKKTRSAREGDRRDIRPRGPGGPRDRIGGPRGPPPRGGMAQKPSFGAGRGAGSSEGRYAGPRQ; this is encoded by the exons ATGGTGATGGAGAAGCCAAGTGCCCAGCTTGTCGGGCGAGAGTTTGTCCGACAGTATTACACCCTTCTGAACCAGGCTCCTGACTACCTGCACAG GTTTTATGGCAAGAACTCCTCTTATGTGCATGGAGGACTGGACAACAACGGGAAGCCGGAAGAGGCAGTGTATGGGCAGTCG GAGATTCACAAAAAGGTGATGGCACTGAGCTTCCGAGACTGCCACACTAAAATCAGGCATGTTGATGCTCATGCAACCCTAAACGAAGGTGTGGTAGTGCAGGTGATGGGAGAGCTCTCCAACAATATGCAGCCTATGAGGAAATTCATGCAGACCTTTGTGTTGGCCCCTGAG GGCACTGTTGCAAACAAGTTTTATGTACACAATGACATTTTCCGCTATCAAGATGAGGTCTTTGGGGACTCAGACTCCGAACCTCCTGAGG agTCTGAAGAGGAagtggaggagctggaggagagggTGAACTCGCCTGAGGTGCAACAAGAAGAGACTGCTGCATTCTACGAACAGACACCATG CCCAGATCCAGAGGCCCCTCAGGAGGAGGTGGTTGTAACCCCAGAGCCCCAGGCTGAGCCtgagccagagccagagcctGAACCAGTTACAGTAGAGCTCAAACAGGAGCCAGTTATTCAGGCAGAGCCCCATCCTGTGGAGAAAACCCAGAGAGCCCCACCATCGCCCACGCCGGCTGACCCTGCACCTGCTGCACCAGAAGACAACCGG CCTTTCTCATGGGCATTAGTCACCAGTAAAAATCTCCCCCAAGGAGGAGTTGTGCCACCTTCAGGAATTCCCCCTCATGTCGTCAAAGCTCCAGCAACTCAG CCCCGTGTAGAAGTAAAAGCAGAAGTCCCGACCACAACACAGAGACCTCAAAGAGACCAGAGACCACGTGACCAAAGACCAGGTCCCCCTCCTGCACAGAGACCTCAAAGACCAGGAGGAG TGCGAGAGGGTGAAGGTGGAGAGTCTGAAGTAAGGAGGGTGGTGAGGTATCCCGACAGCCAGCAGCTCTTCGTAGGAAATGTACCTCACGATGTGGACAAGGCTGAGCTTAAGGAGTTCTTTGAAC AGTATGGCACCGTACTAGAGTTGAGGATCAACAGTGGTGGAAAACTGCCTAACTTTGGATTTGTGGTATTCGATGACTCTGAACCAGTACAGAAGATCTTGAGCAACAGG CCAATCAAGCTACGCGGTGACGTCCGTCTTAACGTGGAAGAAAAGAAGACCCGTTCGGCACGTGAAGGAGACCGGCGGGACATCCGCCCCAGAGGCCCTGGCGGCCCACGAGACAGGATAGGAGGGCCGAGGGGTCCACCTCCCAGAGGCGGCATGGCTCAGAAGCCCAGCTTTGGTGCTGGTCGTGGAGCAGGGTCTAGCGAGGGTCGCTACGCGGGACCACGTCAGTGA